The Populus alba chromosome 6, ASM523922v2, whole genome shotgun sequence genome contains a region encoding:
- the LOC118048081 gene encoding serine/threonine-protein kinase RIPK has product MTVEKTTWRSMVSSCFKPNEISPSKPKKIVTKQTSLQRLSMSDLSNPSTLSEDLSVSLAGSNLHVFTHPELKVITQNFAASNFLGEGGFGPVHKGFIDDKLRPGLKAQPVAVKLLDLDGSQGHREWLTEVIFLGQLRHPHLVKLIGYCCEEEHRLLVYEYMPRGSLENQLFRRYSVSLPWSARTKIAVGAAKGLAFLHESEKPVIYRDFKASNILLDSDYTPKLSDFGLAKDGPEGSDTHVSTRVMGTQGYAAPEYIMTGHLTSRSDVYSFGVVLLELLTGRRSVDKNRPQREQNLAEWARPMLNDPRKLGRIMDPRLEGQYSETGARKAAALAYQCLSHRPKHRPTMSIVVSTLDPLKDFEDVPIGPFVYTVPTENLKEDDNKESETKRDQTKKERNGQQHQKHQLHRGQKRQGRSRPRSPTIHSETALSQNHGNGLHSPLHHKARGSSLNNI; this is encoded by the exons ATGACGGTCGAAAAAACCACATGGAGATCGATGGTTTCAAGCTGTTTCAAGCCTAATGAGATCTCACCATCCAAACCCAAGAAAATAGTTACGAAACAAACTTCATTGCAGAGGCTTTCAATGTCCGATTTGAGCAATCCCAGCACGCTATCCGAGGATCTCTCAGTATCTCTCGCTGGTTCTAACCTTCACGTCTTTACACACCCCGAGTTGAAGGTGATCACACAGAATTTCGCAGCAAGCAACTTTCTCGGTGAAGGAGGGTTCGGACCAGTGCACAAAGGTTTCATCGATGACAAGCTTAGGCCTGGCTTGAAGGCTCAGCCTGTGGCCGTTAAGCTTTTGGACTTGGATGGCTCGCAGGGACACAGGGAGTGGTTG ACGGAAGTGATCTTTCTAGGGCAACTGAGGCATCCACATCTTGTGAAGTTGATTGGTTATTGTTGCGAGGAGGAGCATAGGCTTCTGGTTTATGAATACATGCCCCGGGGAAGTTTAGAGAACCAGTTATTTAGAA gatATTCGGTATCGTTACCGTGGTCAGCAAGAACGAAAATTGCAGTTGGAGCTGCAAAGGGCCTAGCCTTCCTCCACGAATCAGAAAAGCCTGTCATATACAGAGATTTCAAAGCTTCCAACATTTTGCTGGACTCG GATTATACCCCGAAACTCTCAGATTTTGGACTAGCAAAAGATGGTCCTGAAGGGTCAGACACACACGTTTCCACCCGAGTCATGGGAACGCAAGGCTATGCCGCTCCTGAATATATCATGACAg GTCACCTGACATCAAGGAGTGATGTGTATAGTTTTGGAGTAGTACTACTGGAGCTTCTTACAGGGAGAAGGTCTGTGGACAAAAACCGTCCCCAAAGAGAACAGAACCTGGCAGAGTGGGCAAGGCCCATGTTGAATGATCCCCGGAAACTCGGCCGGATAATGGATCCGAGACTGGAGGGTCAATACTCAGAAACTGGAGCTCGAAAGGCAGCTGCATTGGCTTATCAATGTCTGAGCCACAGGCCAAAACATAGACCAACAATGAGCATAGTTGTTAGCACTCTGGATCCACTCAAGGATTTTGAAGACGTTCCTATTGGACCTTTTGTGTACACAGTTCCAACTGAAAATCTTAAAGAAGATGATAACAAGGAGAGTGAAACCAAGAGGGATCAGACGAAGAAAGAGAGGAACGGGCAGCAGCACCAAAAGCATCAACTCCATCGAGGCCAAAAGCGTCAAGGTAGATCCCGGCCTAGGTCTCCGACCATTCACTCAGAAACTGCTCTAAGCCAAAATCATGGAAATGGATTGCACTCTCCTTTGCACCATAAAGCCAGGGGATCGAGCCTAAACAATATTTAG